CATGTTTCTTGTTTCCTTATGCGCACACCCGTGCATGGTTTTGGCGCGAAGGAAACAAGTACGAAAGAGAGGCTCTATCGCTTGTTGTTGCCCTCCGCAACAGTCGCTGACGAATAACTTCGGGCCGGTCTCCGGACTTGCGAGTGTATAAACTTTAGGCGCCTTCCCATGCTAGTGTAGCGTCTCTCTGTATTCAGTATGAGATACTACACTGGTGCACAGTGACATATTGCCTAAGTAACTCGCTTACCGTTGCGGGGGCAGTGTCGGAATTACCTATTTTTAGTTAGGTTCACCGACTTCCCGTTTAACTTTGATCGTGATGAACGAGCAAAGCACCAGAAGTAAACTTGAGGCGGTTACTATAATTGATTGCAGCTAAAAATCAAGCTGCATGGCGCCTCACTTGAAGGGGTTGTGCTAGGGCAAGGCGGGGTCAGGCAAAGTAATGCCTGCTAGCAGAGCGAGATCGTGAGGGTGGTCGATATCATTGAGTGCGGATTTTTCTTGCCAGCGCCAGGAGAGTGATTTAAGTCGAACGACAGTTTCTTCATAAACCGATTCCTCACCCCATCGGATGTCTTCAAACAATAGCGCGTTGTTTTGTCCAAGACCGAGCATGACATAGCCGCCGTCTGTTGCCGGTGTAATGACGCAATCATGTCCAGCGCCTAATGAAGCAAAAGTATCAGCAAAGTGTTGATGATTCAGCTCAGGACAATCTGTGCCAATAATAAGGCAGCATTGACTTCGTGTTAGCACGTTTTCTACCGCATGATGCATGCGTTGCCCTAGGTTGTTACCAAGCTGTTGATGCAGTGATAGTGCATATGTTTCGCGGCAATGCTGAAAAAAAGCATGTGAACAGTCGGGAGCACACCATAATTCGACGTTAGCAATAGACTTCTCTGTTGCCATGTTTAGTGTGTGGAAGACAAGTTGTTGATGAAGTTGTGCCGCCTCGGTTGGGCTGAGCTGCGTAGTGAGACGTGTTTTGACTTTACCTGCTACGGGCGCTTTGGCAAAAATAATAATGGTGGCCTGGTTGGCTGTTGGTAAAGAGGTAGACATGGGCGGCAATAAAAAACAGTGCTTTAACTGTCGTATTGGCGTTTAAGGTCTTGCGGGTCAGCGCCAAAAAAATAAGCCAGCCGTAATCGCCACATGAGCAGTATCGTGCGCCAAATACCTTGTTCTTCCCAACGGCGACTTGATGTAATAACTTTGTCAGAGAGGCGTATGGGTTTTGAATAGTGTTTCAGTTGTTTGCTAAGGCCGATATCTTCCATCAATGCAATGTTTGGGAAGCCACCGACTTTTTCAAATAACGCACGTTGCACGAATATGGCCTGGTCGCCGGTAGCGATAGCACTAAGGCGTGAGCGTTGGTTCATCATAAATTCGACAAGACGTAGCCAGAATTGGTTGCCGCCAAGACGCACACCAAAGTAACCCCATTGTCGGCTTGATTGAGATAGCTGATCGACAATGAGTTTGTCAGCACCTTGTGGTAATTGGGTGTCGGCATGCAAAAAAAGCAATACATCAGCATCAGCCAGTTGCGCACCATAATTCATTTGTTGAGCTCTGCCATGCGGACAGCTTATTACCTGGTTAGCTAATGGCGCAGCCAATGCCGCTGTGTTGTCATCACTTTGGCCATCGACAACAATAATCTCGTGGTCGTTTTGACGCAGTGCTTGTAAGGGCGTAAGTGTTGCTGTGATATGAGCCGCTTCGTTCAGGCAAGGAATAATAACAGCGATACGCATAGTAATAGTGATGACTAAATGTTGTGCTTAGCAGCAACTGTTTTTTTCATTCGCCGCTGGCGCGCAACAATCAGCGTTTTGCGCGTTACAATCAGTAAACTGATTTTGGTAAGCGCCGCTCACTAATGCTGCATAACTTTGTGCATCAACCTTGGTTTTTTCGCCACGCATAAAGAGGTTGCCGTAGTCATCACAGGTTTCTGCAAACGGGCCTTGGTAGATTAACTCATGCGTTTTATCGCCATTGCTCGCCGCATCACTGGCCAGTGGCTTGCTAGCAGTCAGTGTTACCGAACGAAACTCGATGCCCTCAACAGTTTGCCAGGGTGTGGTATCCCATTTGTCATAGCAAGCACCGACAAAGCCAGCGTCGATAAAGACCTCGGCAAATTCTTGTTCCTGAAAGGCACCGGAGATGCAGCCGCTCCATAATTTTGCGTCGGCTTTGAGATGATCTGGTACGTATTCATCGCTGACAATATCAGACATGGCGATACGGCCACCTGGTTTCAGTACACGAAAAACCTCGTTAATGAGCTGTGTCTTTTCGGCGTCGCTAACCAGATTTAAAACACAGTTGGAAATCACCAGGTCAACGCTGTTATCGGCAATAAGCGGTGATTCATTGCGTTGCTTGGCTTGCCAAGCAAGCATGTCATGATAGGCATTGACACTGTTAGTTGGATTTTTGCTGAGGTACTGATCGAGCGCATCAAGATCTAACGCGAGATCTTGGATATGACCTTTAACAAAGCGAACACGGTCACCACCGATTTTTTCAGCCATTTCGCTTTGGTATTTTCTGGCCAGAGCAAGCATGTCATCGTTCATATCGACAC
The sequence above is a segment of the Gammaproteobacteria bacterium genome. Coding sequences within it:
- a CDS encoding TIGR04282 family arsenosugar biosynthesis glycosyltransferase; amino-acid sequence: MSTSLPTANQATIIIFAKAPVAGKVKTRLTTQLSPTEAAQLHQQLVFHTLNMATEKSIANVELWCAPDCSHAFFQHCRETYALSLHQQLGNNLGQRMHHAVENVLTRSQCCLIIGTDCPELNHQHFADTFASLGAGHDCVITPATDGGYVMLGLGQNNALLFEDIRWGEESVYEETVVRLKSLSWRWQEKSALNDIDHPHDLALLAGITLPDPALP
- a CDS encoding TIGR04283 family arsenosugar biosynthesis glycosyltransferase: MRIAVIIPCLNEAAHITATLTPLQALRQNDHEIIVVDGQSDDNTAALAAPLANQVISCPHGRAQQMNYGAQLADADVLLFLHADTQLPQGADKLIVDQLSQSSRQWGYFGVRLGGNQFWLRLVEFMMNQRSRLSAIATGDQAIFVQRALFEKVGGFPNIALMEDIGLSKQLKHYSKPIRLSDKVITSSRRWEEQGIWRTILLMWRLRLAYFFGADPQDLKRQYDS
- a CDS encoding methyltransferase domain-containing protein, which produces MNMQSAVLTTYSEGAKEVQAELCCPVDYDTSLLKMLPQEIVEKDYGCGDPSRYVLEGDTVLDLGSGGGKICYMAAHLAGEKGQVIGVDMNDDMLALARKYQSEMAEKIGGDRVRFVKGHIQDLALDLDALDQYLSKNPTNSVNAYHDMLAWQAKQRNESPLIADNSVDLVISNCVLNLVSDAEKTQLINEVFRVLKPGGRIAMSDIVSDEYVPDHLKADAKLWSGCISGAFQEQEFAEVFIDAGFVGACYDKWDTTPWQTVEGIEFRSVTLTASKPLASDAASNGDKTHELIYQGPFAETCDDYGNLFMRGEKTKVDAQSYAALVSGAYQNQFTDCNAQNADCCAPAANEKNSCC